In a single window of the bacterium genome:
- a CDS encoding M24 family metallopeptidase, whose product MPIASAAPELELDVGRLRRDRYAKLQFQMAVDGLDALVLLHAPHVAYATDCLPKGVDATHASANRPVAVVLADHPQPCLLGGDPDGLDVDPHPAVWPDIDEGAADLGVQLDAILGQHARSGRVGIDLMTGAMRRTGVLSAAEITDAANTMGAVKLRKTVDELACIHQAQARTSRAMATVQEALVPGVRRSELAAVFLRRLREEGIDANMIDVIFQPMARRMADGPRTTTRHLAFPTWSGDPVYAEGDLIWVDAGSDYHGYASDFGRTWTVGRPPTGAEQSCFERWLAVMDASYDAISPGATFADVCAAATAADAAHQPDGERPWMPHFYLVHGVGIESAEMPFLGTDNGPDFDAANTLEPGMVMVLEPAIWEDGTGGYRAEEIVAVTENGWIPLGGGHPYDPFEVPR is encoded by the coding sequence ATGCCCATCGCCAGCGCCGCCCCTGAGTTGGAGCTCGACGTGGGGCGGTTGCGGCGGGATCGCTACGCCAAGCTGCAATTCCAGATGGCCGTCGACGGGCTCGACGCCTTGGTGCTGCTCCACGCCCCTCACGTGGCCTATGCCACCGACTGCCTTCCCAAGGGCGTCGACGCCACCCACGCCTCGGCCAACCGTCCCGTGGCCGTGGTGCTCGCCGACCACCCCCAGCCCTGCCTTCTGGGCGGCGATCCCGATGGCCTCGACGTCGATCCCCATCCGGCGGTGTGGCCCGACATCGACGAGGGGGCCGCCGACCTCGGCGTCCAGCTCGACGCCATTCTCGGCCAACACGCCCGCAGCGGGCGGGTCGGCATCGATCTGATGACCGGGGCCATGCGCCGCACCGGCGTGCTGTCGGCCGCCGAGATCACCGACGCCGCCAACACCATGGGCGCGGTCAAGCTCCGCAAGACCGTCGACGAGCTGGCCTGCATCCACCAGGCCCAAGCCCGCACCAGCCGGGCCATGGCCACCGTGCAAGAAGCCCTGGTCCCCGGCGTGCGCCGCAGCGAGCTGGCCGCGGTGTTCCTCCGCCGCCTCCGGGAAGAGGGCATCGACGCCAACATGATCGACGTCATCTTCCAGCCCATGGCCCGGCGCATGGCCGACGGCCCCCGCACCACCACCAGGCATCTGGCCTTCCCCACCTGGTCGGGCGACCCCGTCTACGCCGAGGGCGACCTCATCTGGGTAGACGCCGGCAGCGACTACCACGGCTACGCCTCCGACTTCGGCCGCACCTGGACGGTCGGCCGCCCGCCCACCGGTGCCGAGCAGAGCTGCTTCGAGCGGTGGCTGGCGGTGATGGACGCTTCCTACGACGCCATCTCCCCCGGCGCCACCTTCGCCGACGTGTGCGCCGCGGCCACCGCGGCCGATGCCGCCCACCAGCCCGACGGCGAGCGCCCGTGGATGCCCCACTTCTACCTCGTTCACGGGGTGGGCATCGAGAGCGCCGAGATGCCCTTCCTGGGCACCGACAACGGCCCGGACTTCGACGCCGCCAACACCCTGGAGCCCGGCATGGTCATGGTGCTGGAGCCCGCCATCTGGGAGGACGGCACCGGCGGCTACCGGGCCGAGGAGATCGTGGCCGTCACCGAAAACGGCTGGATCCCCCTGGGCGGCGGCCATCCCTACGACCCCTTCGAAGTGCCGCGATGA
- a CDS encoding CoA transferase — MRKPLAGLRVLDVGTRIAAPFCAGILGEQGAEVIKIEQPGTGDPLRTLGPYANPGEDGEGEPGEGSDHPYSLFWAVEGRGRKSVTLDLRQPRGQELFHQLAAHADVLCENFRPGTLERWNIHPEVLPHRLVTVRISGYGQDGPKSLLPGLDRNGVAFGGLLHLTGESGRAPVRPGVTVADYLTGVFAAQAATALLYDRDIGGSGEGGVIDAYLYGSVLRIMEWTHAAYHHLGLVRNRVGNRVDHSAPINNYPSRDGRWVCITAATQANFARLCAAMGRPELVEDPKFATTSARVANGGEINQIVSDWTAQLDAADIEARCVAHNVPAATAYDAADIANDPHVIARGDLVAIDDPVVGSLPQQAPFPRFDGQPPPVPAGAPRLGQHTDEVLTELCNPTPDELASLRADGII; from the coding sequence ATGCGTAAGCCGCTGGCCGGTCTGCGGGTGCTTGACGTGGGCACCCGGATCGCCGCCCCGTTCTGCGCCGGCATCCTCGGCGAGCAAGGCGCCGAGGTCATCAAGATCGAACAGCCCGGCACCGGCGATCCCCTGCGCACTCTCGGTCCCTACGCCAACCCCGGCGAGGACGGGGAGGGGGAGCCAGGGGAGGGGAGCGACCACCCCTACTCGCTGTTCTGGGCCGTGGAGGGCCGGGGCCGCAAATCGGTCACCCTCGATCTGCGCCAGCCCCGGGGCCAGGAGCTGTTCCACCAGCTCGCCGCCCACGCCGACGTGTTGTGCGAGAACTTCCGCCCCGGCACCCTGGAGCGCTGGAACATCCACCCCGAGGTGCTGCCCCACCGCCTGGTCACCGTGCGCATCAGCGGATACGGCCAGGACGGCCCCAAGTCGCTGCTCCCCGGTCTCGACCGCAACGGCGTGGCCTTCGGCGGCCTGCTGCACCTCACCGGCGAGTCCGGCCGTGCCCCTGTCCGACCCGGCGTCACCGTCGCCGACTACCTCACCGGGGTGTTCGCCGCCCAGGCTGCCACCGCCCTGTTGTACGACCGCGACATCGGCGGTAGCGGGGAAGGTGGGGTGATCGACGCCTACCTGTACGGCTCGGTGTTGCGCATCATGGAGTGGACCCACGCTGCCTACCACCACCTCGGCCTAGTGCGAAACCGCGTCGGCAACCGGGTCGACCACTCGGCTCCGATCAACAACTACCCCAGCCGCGACGGCCGTTGGGTGTGCATCACCGCGGCCACACAGGCCAATTTCGCCCGCCTGTGCGCGGCCATGGGCCGTCCCGAGCTGGTAGAGGATCCAAAATTCGCCACCACCAGCGCCCGAGTCGCCAACGGCGGCGAGATCAACCAGATCGTGAGCGACTGGACCGCCCAGCTTGATGCCGCCGACATCGAAGCCCGCTGTGTGGCCCACAATGTGCCGGCGGCTACCGCCTACGACGCCGCCGACATCGCCAACGATCCCCACGTCATCGCCCGCGGCGACCTCGTTGCCATCGACGACCCGGTGGTCGGCTCCCTGCCCCAACAAGCCCCCTTCCCCCGCTTCGACGGCCAGCCCCCGCCCGTCCCTGCCGGTGCCCCCCGCCTCGGCCAGCACACCGACGAAGTGCTCACCGAGCTGTGCAACCCCACCCCCGATGAGTTGGCCTCCCTGCGAGCCGACGGCATCATCTGA
- a CDS encoding enoyl-CoA hydratase: MSTDFDTIEYRVDEAVATITLNRPDVANAQDTQLIDELDAAFDLAEADDEVRVVVMAANGRHFSAGHDLKALVGDVEPDKWRQMRATPEGKFHHEKTMYFDRCLRIRDFPKPTIAAVHGKCIAAGVMLACMCDLIVASDDASFQNPVLRMTGAAVEILIEPWEMPPRKAKEFLLTAQTISAADAERLGMVNRVVPRDDLTAVVYEMAEAIAQVPPATAAVVKRSINKTLEFMGQRDSWDYHFMAHHWMHNTDTALGALDRRMQKSSMKEVFAEHRDG, translated from the coding sequence ATGAGCACCGATTTCGACACCATCGAATACAGGGTCGACGAGGCTGTGGCCACCATCACCTTGAACCGGCCTGATGTGGCCAACGCCCAGGACACCCAGCTCATCGACGAGCTCGACGCCGCTTTCGACCTGGCCGAGGCCGACGACGAGGTGCGGGTGGTGGTGATGGCCGCCAATGGCCGCCACTTCTCCGCCGGCCATGATCTGAAGGCCCTGGTGGGCGATGTGGAGCCCGACAAGTGGAGGCAGATGCGGGCCACCCCCGAGGGCAAGTTCCACCACGAGAAGACCATGTACTTCGACCGGTGCCTGCGCATCCGCGACTTCCCCAAGCCCACCATCGCCGCCGTTCACGGCAAGTGCATCGCCGCCGGCGTGATGCTGGCCTGCATGTGCGACCTGATCGTGGCCTCCGACGACGCCTCCTTCCAGAACCCGGTGCTGCGCATGACCGGCGCCGCGGTGGAGATCCTCATCGAGCCCTGGGAGATGCCCCCCCGCAAGGCCAAGGAGTTCCTGCTCACCGCCCAGACCATTTCCGCCGCCGACGCCGAGCGCCTGGGCATGGTCAACCGGGTGGTGCCCCGTGACGACCTGACCGCTGTCGTGTACGAGATGGCCGAGGCCATCGCCCAAGTCCCCCCGGCCACCGCTGCGGTGGTGAAGCGGTCTATCAACAAGACGCTGGAGTTCATGGGCCAGAGGGACTCCTGGGACTACCACTTCATGGCCCATCACTGGATGCACAACACCGACACCGCTCTAGGCGCGCTGGACCGGCGCATGCAGAAGTCGTCGATGAAGGAAGTCTTCGCCGAGCACCGGGATGGCTAA